TCTTTAGGTTTAGTTTTTTCGTTTTCCCAATTAATTATAGTTTCACGCCTAACACCCAAACGGTCTGCTACATCTTGTTGCGTTAAGCCCGCATTTACTCTTAACGCTTTCAAAGAAAGTTGCATGCTTCCACCTCCTTCCCTGTGGGCTTGTCTATAATATACTAAACTTAAAGTTGATTGTCAACACTAAAAGTTTATTTTTTTATTAAAAAGTGTAGACAAAAATAAACTAATAGTTTACACTTAATGTGTATTCATTTAACATAGGGGGGTGAAAACATGAGTAGCCAAAAGGAGATATTTGCTAAAAATTTACAACAATTGTTAGAGGCTAGAAAAGTTGATCAGAAGGACTTAGCTAACTACCTAAACACTAGCGAAACATCTGTTTCTAATTGGGTGAAAGGATATAAATATCCTAGAATAGGAAACATACAAAAAATAGCTGATTATTTTGGTGTTAAAAAATCTGATTTAATAGAAGAAAAGGGGAAAAATCCTGTATTCACAACAACTAAATACCCTTTCCTCCCAGTAAGTGTTGCGGCAGGCCTTCCCGAGGTGGTCGATCCTGTGACTGAAGATAATATAGAAACAATATCTATCCCAGACGCAATAATGGGTAAATGGGCAGGTAGTGATGACATATATATAATGAGAGTCAACGGCGAAAGCATGAATAAGATAATACCTAACCACTCGTTAATAGCAGTTAAAAAAATAGATATAAGCAACTTACAAAATGGTGACATAGTTGTTTACAGTAATCACTATGAATACTCCGTAAAGCGATTTTATAAATTTGATGACCGACTGGTATTCAAGCCACATTCAACCGATGTTAGCTATAGTGATAACAACGTACCTTTTGACAGTTACCACAATATAAAAATACACGGAAAGGTGGTTTTGTATATAGTTAATTTAGATTAATTTTTTAGCGCTAAGAAATTAATTATTGGGCAGTTAGCTACTGCCCTATTTTTATAAGGAGTGATAATAACATGGCTAGCTTTACAAAAAGGGGTAAGACATGGCAGTACACTATTAGTCGTATGGTCAACGGAAAGTCTAAACCGATAAGAAAAGGAGGTTTTAAAACTAAAAGAGAAGCGCAGGCGGCAGCCGCCGATATCGAGTCGAAAATGAATAAGGGTTTTAGTCCAATAACGCAGAAAG
The window above is part of the Virgibacillus proomii genome. Proteins encoded here:
- a CDS encoding helix-turn-helix transcriptional regulator codes for the protein MQLSLKALRVNAGLTQQDVADRLGVRRETIINWENEKTKPKELVIYALAYLYETDIDYIKIPS
- a CDS encoding LexA family protein produces the protein MSSQKEIFAKNLQQLLEARKVDQKDLANYLNTSETSVSNWVKGYKYPRIGNIQKIADYFGVKKSDLIEEKGKNPVFTTTKYPFLPVSVAAGLPEVVDPVTEDNIETISIPDAIMGKWAGSDDIYIMRVNGESMNKIIPNHSLIAVKKIDISNLQNGDIVVYSNHYEYSVKRFYKFDDRLVFKPHSTDVSYSDNNVPFDSYHNIKIHGKVVLYIVNLD